Proteins from a genomic interval of Streptomyces sp. NBC_00820:
- a CDS encoding chitinase: MPRRRRRIRLRAGAATATLALALGLAGLAAAPASAADVNNAKNAGFESGLANWTCTAASGTTVSSPVHGGASALKATPAGQDNAQCTQPVAVKPNSTYTLSAWVQGGYSFLGVTGTGTTDTSTWTPDTAGWSQLSTTFTTGASTTSVTVYTHGWYGQAAYYADDISVFGPDGGGGGDPAPTVPATPAGLAVAGTTSSSVSLTWNTVSGAMGYNVYRGGTKVTAVTGTSATVTGLSASTSYSFQVTATNSAGESAKSGAVTGTTSSGTGGGGGGTLPKHAVTGYWQNFNNGATVQKLSAVPSSYDIIAVAFADATTTPGAVSFTLDSAGLGGYTVDQFKADIAAKHAAGKKVIISVGGQNGTVSISDSTSAANFANSVYSLMQTYGFDGVDIDLENGLNATYMTQALRSLSARAGASLVITMAPQTIDMQSTSGSYFQTALNIKDILTVVNMQYYNSGSMLGCDGKVYSQGSVDFLTALACIQLQGGLSPSQVGLGLPASTSAAGSGYVSPTVVNNALDCLTKGTNCGTFKPSATYPGLRGAMTWSTNWDASAGNAWSNSVGAHVHALP, encoded by the coding sequence ATGCCCAGACGCAGACGCCGTATCCGCCTGCGCGCAGGGGCGGCCACCGCCACGCTCGCCCTCGCGCTCGGGCTCGCGGGCCTCGCCGCGGCCCCCGCCTCCGCGGCGGACGTCAACAACGCCAAGAACGCCGGCTTCGAGTCGGGCCTCGCCAACTGGACCTGCACGGCCGCCAGCGGCACGACCGTCTCCTCCCCGGTGCACGGCGGCGCCTCCGCACTGAAGGCGACCCCGGCCGGCCAGGACAACGCCCAGTGCACCCAGCCGGTCGCGGTGAAGCCCAACTCGACGTACACGCTCAGCGCGTGGGTCCAGGGCGGCTACTCCTTCCTCGGCGTCACGGGCACGGGAACGACGGACACCTCGACCTGGACCCCCGACACCGCGGGCTGGTCGCAGCTGTCGACGACGTTCACCACGGGCGCCTCGACCACCTCCGTCACGGTCTACACCCACGGCTGGTACGGCCAGGCCGCCTACTACGCCGACGACATCTCGGTCTTCGGTCCCGACGGCGGCGGTGGCGGCGACCCGGCCCCCACGGTCCCCGCCACCCCGGCGGGCCTGGCGGTCGCCGGCACGACGTCGTCCTCGGTCTCCCTGACATGGAACACGGTGTCGGGCGCCATGGGCTACAACGTCTACCGCGGCGGCACGAAGGTGACGGCGGTGACGGGCACCTCCGCGACCGTGACCGGGCTGTCGGCGTCGACGTCGTACTCCTTCCAGGTCACGGCGACGAACTCGGCCGGTGAGTCGGCGAAGTCGGGCGCGGTGACGGGGACGACGTCCTCCGGGACCGGCGGCGGAGGCGGGGGCACGCTGCCCAAGCACGCCGTGACCGGCTACTGGCAGAACTTCAACAACGGCGCGACGGTCCAGAAACTGTCCGCCGTCCCGTCCTCCTACGACATCATCGCGGTGGCCTTCGCCGACGCGACGACGACACCGGGCGCGGTGAGCTTCACCCTCGACTCGGCCGGCCTGGGCGGCTACACCGTCGACCAGTTCAAGGCGGACATCGCCGCCAAGCACGCGGCCGGCAAGAAGGTGATCATCTCGGTCGGCGGCCAGAACGGCACGGTGTCGATCAGCGACTCGACGTCGGCGGCGAACTTCGCGAACTCCGTCTACTCGCTGATGCAGACGTACGGCTTCGACGGCGTCGACATCGACCTGGAGAACGGGCTCAACGCCACCTACATGACGCAGGCGCTGCGCTCCCTGTCCGCCAGGGCGGGCGCCTCCCTCGTCATCACCATGGCTCCCCAGACGATCGACATGCAGTCGACCTCGGGCTCCTACTTCCAGACGGCCCTGAACATCAAGGACATCCTCACGGTCGTCAACATGCAGTACTACAACAGCGGTTCCATGCTCGGCTGCGACGGCAAGGTCTACAGCCAGGGCTCGGTCGACTTCCTCACTGCCCTCGCCTGCATCCAGCTCCAGGGCGGCCTCTCCCCGTCCCAGGTGGGCCTCGGCCTCCCGGCCTCGACCAGCGCGGCGGGCAGCGGCTACGTCTCCCCGACCGTCGTGAACAACGCCCTCGACTGCCTCACCAAGGGCACGAACTGCGGCACCTTCAAGCCGTCAGCGACCTACCCCGGCCTGCGGGGCGCGATGACCTGGTCCACCAACTGGGACGCGTCGGCGGGCAACGCCTGGTCCAACTCGGTGGGGGCGCACGTGCACGCGCTGCCGTAG
- a CDS encoding DUF4262 domain-containing protein — protein MDLTITANVWQHGWHVVMVPEDEIGPGFAYTIGLAHTHGTPELAMFGLDVRAMHRMLNTLGDMAASGAVLKDGQVRQGVVDGHPVTLRDVDRRWYRTYFGRAIGFYRRPPLPVLQVAWPDTEGHFHWEKHATQEHHESQPQLWLPPDEHPAGVWTAEL, from the coding sequence ATGGATCTGACGATCACCGCGAACGTGTGGCAGCACGGCTGGCACGTGGTCATGGTTCCCGAGGACGAGATCGGCCCGGGATTCGCCTACACCATCGGCCTGGCGCACACCCATGGCACGCCTGAACTCGCCATGTTCGGGCTCGACGTCCGCGCCATGCACCGCATGCTCAACACGCTCGGCGACATGGCCGCCTCCGGTGCCGTGCTGAAGGACGGCCAAGTACGTCAAGGCGTCGTGGACGGTCACCCGGTCACCCTCAGAGACGTCGACCGGCGCTGGTACCGGACCTACTTCGGGCGGGCCATCGGGTTCTACCGACGCCCTCCCCTGCCCGTCCTACAGGTCGCATGGCCCGACACGGAGGGCCACTTCCACTGGGAAAAGCACGCGACACAGGAACACCACGAGTCTCAGCCCCAGCTGTGGCTACCACCGGACGAGCACCCGGCCGGAGTCTGGACCGCCGAACTCTGA
- a CDS encoding DUF4333 domain-containing protein — MPRTRPSAALSILSTAAAGAVLVGCSASVSVGKPTPKLSADKLAGTVSKKLAAAKGLPEPDITCPEDLKGKVGTTTRCKLTAKDGSTLGISVKVTSVDGERINFAIEADDHATPPKN; from the coding sequence GTGCCCAGAACCCGACCGTCCGCAGCGCTTTCGATCCTCTCGACCGCGGCCGCCGGCGCCGTGCTCGTCGGTTGCTCGGCCTCGGTCTCGGTCGGCAAGCCCACGCCCAAGCTGTCCGCGGACAAGCTGGCCGGCACGGTCTCCAAGAAGCTCGCGGCAGCAAAGGGTCTGCCGGAGCCGGACATCACCTGCCCCGAGGACCTCAAGGGCAAGGTCGGCACCACCACCCGGTGCAAGCTCACCGCCAAGGACGGCAGCACCCTGGGCATCTCGGTCAAGGTGACCTCCGTCGACGGCGAGCGGATCAACTTCGCCATCGAGGCCGACGACCACGCGACCCCGCCCAAGAACTGA
- the cpaB gene encoding Flp pilus assembly protein CpaB, giving the protein MNSRQRRGVILLILSVLCALGAFAGVLSVIHDVQSKVGPEVTAYRVRSEVKPYTELDTGQFEKIRMPRRWLSGNAVTDLRQIHDKIAVTTLHPGSLLQTDMVVDRPALQPGQQEVAIMIDAATGVAGKITPGSRVNVYATFEGRKDSDPDQSKIIVTNARVLDVGHITALDPDHNKDQQPTEAVPITFALSALDAQRVTYAESFAQRVRLALVAPGGETSVPDQDRTYELATDK; this is encoded by the coding sequence ATGAACTCCCGTCAGCGCCGCGGCGTGATACTCCTGATCCTGTCGGTCCTGTGCGCTCTCGGCGCGTTCGCCGGCGTGCTCTCCGTCATCCACGACGTGCAGTCCAAGGTCGGCCCCGAGGTCACCGCCTACCGGGTCAGATCCGAGGTGAAGCCGTACACCGAGCTGGACACCGGACAGTTCGAGAAGATCCGGATGCCCCGCCGCTGGCTGTCCGGGAACGCCGTCACCGACCTCCGGCAGATCCACGACAAGATCGCCGTGACCACCCTGCACCCCGGCTCCCTGCTCCAGACCGACATGGTCGTCGACCGGCCCGCCCTGCAGCCCGGCCAGCAGGAGGTCGCCATCATGATCGACGCGGCGACGGGCGTCGCCGGCAAGATCACGCCCGGCTCGCGCGTCAACGTCTACGCCACCTTCGAGGGCCGCAAGGACAGCGACCCCGACCAGTCGAAGATCATCGTCACCAACGCCCGGGTCCTCGACGTCGGCCACATCACCGCCCTGGACCCCGACCACAACAAGGACCAGCAGCCCACCGAGGCCGTCCCCATCACCTTCGCGCTGTCCGCCCTCGACGCCCAGCGCGTCACCTACGCCGAGTCGTTCGCCCAGCGGGTCCGCCTCGCGCTGGTCGCCCCGGGCGGCGAGACCAGCGTCCCCGACCAGGACCGCACCTACGAACTCGCTACGGACAAGTGA